CACGATTTATGGTTCTTGTAGGCACATATAACCAAGATTGTGGTCAATGCAACCAGTAAGAGGGTTGATAATGACCGTCACAGGCTTAGGGAGTCGTCTTGCGGCGGTGCGCAGCATGGCGAACCTCTCCCAGGAGGCGATGGCACAGCGGCTAGACATCAGCCGCAGCGCTTATCAGTACTATGAACGCGGTGAGCGAGACATCACCGGCACGCTGCTGTTGCGGGTCTTTCAGGAGTTCGACGTCGATCCGCTATGGATTCTGGAGGGTGACACCGAGCACGGGAAAAGTCGGCGACACGACGAGATCACCCAAGCCTACCGCAAGATCGGACTGGCGGTTGAACACCGCATTTCGGAGCGCGGCCTGAGCGTAACGCCTGAAAAGAAGTGGGATGCCATCGACTTCCTCTTCTCCGAATTTCTCAACACCGATGCCTTGGGCGGCGCAGACCATGCGCCAGACACAAGGCGTATCGACAGCGTTCTGGGGCTGGTTGCCTAGTGTCTGACAGTACTTTTTCATTTCCTGCGGTCGTGTCTCGGAGTTGGTGGAAATTCGAGGGCGGCGTAATCTCCGGGTGAACTGACACCCACCCAACCGGCGGCTGCAACCGCCAGGGAGATCACGCCATGAACCAGATTACCGACACTGCGAGCTTTGCGCTACTGGCCCATGAGGCCGGGTTTGACCCGATCGAGGATCGGTTGCGGGCGAACGTCCGTGCGACCATCGAAGCCGTGTTCGAGGAGGAGCTTGCCAGCTTCCTCGGCCGTCTTCGCTATGACCGGGGCGATGGAGTCACGAAAGGGTATCGCCACGGGCACCGAGAACGGCAACTCACCGGCACCTTCGGGACTGAGACGGTCATCGTGCCTCGCGCCCGCGTTGCAGATGAGACAGGCAAGGTAACGGAGTGGCGGTCGAAAGCGCTGCCCCGATACCAGCGGCTGACGAAGAAGGCCGAGGCCCTCATCGCAGCGGTCTATCTCGCAGGTACGAACACCCGGCGCGTCAAGCGAGCGCTGTTCGGGCTGTTCGAGGGTGCCGTCAGCAAGGACGTGGTCAGCCGTGCCTGGCGCAAGGTGAAGGTCGACTGGGACGCCTGGTCCGCGCGTAACTTGGCCGACGAGGATATCGTCCGGCTGATCCTCGATGGCACCGTGATCAAGACCCGGCTGGACCGGAAAGCCACGAACATCTCGGTGCTGGCCGCAATCGGGGTGCGCCGCGATGGTCAGAAGGTGCTGCTTTCCATCAGGAATATGGGCGGGGAGAGCAAGGCCGCATGGCGGCAGTTCCTCGATGACCTCGATGCACGGGGCTTGAAGCGGCCCGAATTCGTGATCGTCGACGGCGCCCCGGGACTGGAGGCCGCCCTCGTGGCGCTGTGGGGCGAGGACCTGCCGATCCAGCGCTGCACGGTTCACAAGCATCGCAACCTCCTGGCCCATGCCCCGAAGCACCTCCACGACGAGTTGACCGAGGACTACCGCGACATGATCTATGCCGACACCGCGGCCGAGATTGAGACGCGCCGAAAGGCCTTCCTGCGCAAATGGCGGCTAAAGTGCCGTGCGGTCGCTGACAGTCTGGAGGAAGCCGGAGATCGGCTCTTCACCTTCACCCGCCTCGACCCGTCACAATGGAAATCGGCCCGGACCACCAACGCCATCGAGCGCCTGAACGGGGAATTCCGCCGCCGCATCAAGACCCAGACCGTGCTGCCCTGCGCAGAGACCGTGCCCATGCTGCTCTGGGCGCTGCTCGCCTCCGGCCAGATCCAGATGCGCAAGGTCGATGGCTGGGAAACCTTGTCTCAGCCCCTCGAACCCATGCCTCTTGACCTCGCCGCCTGAGAAACCGAAAGATCACATGCCCGGAGATGGCCGCCAGGAAATTTCCACAGCATTCGCGACACGACCTTTCCTGCAGATGTCCACGTTCTGAAACCCCGTAAGGTGTCAGTTTCCCATAGAGTAGACGATTTCCTCGAGCGGGAGGGACTGGTCCCAACTGGCGAGGCGCAGTCAGAGGCGGGGGAGCCTGCGCGGCAGAGCGAGGTCCGGCCCAACGCCAAGAACATGAATGCGATCTGTTGCGCATCATGTGGGAAGATCGAGTACCTCTCCCGCGAATACTGCCGATGCGGCCACTTTCTGCGCGGCCAGCTGGAAGACGAGTACTTGGCATGGGAGCGCGATCTTCATGCCAACCATGCAGCGCTGGCAGAAACTTTCGAGCGCAAGATGAAGCCTCTGCGCGGACTACTTCTTGCGGCGCTCCCCTTCCTGTCTGTCCCAGTGCTGCAGTACCTGTTCTGGCCGGCCAGTCTCGGTGTCAGTTCAATGGCTTGGTTCGCTCCTGCAGTGATGATTGCCGGGGCTGCGGCGGTCCTGGACGCGATACTAAGGCGCCCGCTCACGTCCAGCGCATCGATCCTCGAGAGTTGCACCTTTGAGACCTTTCTGGAAGACCGAGCAGCAAATCACCTCCATTGACCACATGACGATTCGCTTTTCGGTGGGTACGGAAGTGCGTTCACGCCTGCAATCTCACTGTAAGCGATCTATTGACATATGTAAGCAGATAGACTACATAAAGAAATGATAAAGACGTTCACGAACAAGCAACTGAAGGCCCTCTGGGAAACGGGGAAGTCCAAGATCGACGCGCGGTTTCACAAGCGTATCCTGCGGCGGCTCGATGCCCTGGATGCCGCCACCGCGCCCGAGGACATGAACCTTCCCGGTTTCGACTTTCACGCGCTGCGAGGTCACAACCCCACGCGCTATACGGTCCATGTGAACGGGCCATGGTGCATCACGTTCGAGTTCAGAGATGGCGACGCCTATGTGCTGGATTTCGAGCAATACCACTAGGAGGCGAGCATGAGCCGCAACCCCGACCGCTGCCCGACGCATCCGGGCGAATTGCTCCGAGAGGACGTGATCCCCGAGACGGGCAAATCCAAGACAGAGATCGCGCGGCTGCTGGGCATCTCGCGCCAGCATCTGCATGATGTCGTGGCGGAGCGCAAACCGGTCAGCCCAGAGGTCGCCGTGCGCCTGGCAAAGCTGTTCGGGAACGAACCGCTGTTCTGGATCAGGATGCAGGGTGCCTATGACGCTTGGCATGCCTCTCGGGAAGTGGATGTGTCCGGCGTGCCCACGCTTTTTGCTGCGGAATAGCTCGAGCAAGGAAACTGGATTTGTGTTTTGTCTTTGGCGCGACCGGCCCTATCCTGACGTTCATCCCAGATGCCTTTGCTGCGGCGCAGCCTCACCAGACCGGCCATTCGTTCATGGCGCAGCATTTTCAGGCGGTTGAAGTTGTTAGCGCTCGCCAAGCCGCCGATAGAGCCTCCGTGGCTTGCCTGCGCTTTTCCGTCAAAAAATATGCTGGCCGCATCGGGCATGAAGCGAATAGAGGTTATACAGTTGTGGTAGACACATCCCCTAACCAGACTTGGGCTATGATATTTGAGCCAGATTAACTTCAATCCTGAGCAGGAACATCTACTGGTGGGCTTTGTCGGACGAGACAAAGTCAAGGGCTGCATTAGCGGTATCGTCTCGAAGCGCGAAAGACTGCGAGAACTCAGTTACGCTGGACGCGAGGTTTCTACCCGAGAAAACCTCGAAGTAGAGTTTAGTGGACTGCTTCGCGAAATCGACGACCTTGTCGGCAACTTGCAAAGCGCCATGAGGCAAGAAGATCTTGATTTGCGGACATGGCAAAAGAACTTCGCAATTGTTTATGATGATCGCTGGTCATTGGGAGCAGAAGAAATTCGCGGGCCGCTCATACCCTTCCTGCGGGGAAACCTTGAGCCAATTCTACGTGTCGTCGTGGCTCCCGATCTACCCGAAAACGTTGTCGCCCTCTTCCTGACCATCCCTAGCCTCAAGGAACTTCTTAAGAGGGAAAACCACGGACACTGGGGATATCACTATCACTACCTTGACGCACACGGGCGCCGGTCAGACACGCTTTTGACCTTCGAGCGACAGCTCAAAACGCTATCTGACGGCAAGAAGGTTAAGGTCGTCACTTGGGAAAGGCATAGTGAGTCGAGTCACTTCGCAGCGCGCGCTGCGAGCTGGGGTGCCAACAAAAGAGAAAGCGTCTACGAGGCGTGTGTTGGCGATAGCGCCAAACGAAACCTGAACGACTTCAAGAAGCCAACTAAAGATGCCCAAGCGCTTTGGCCCGTCTGACATTGACAAGATCATGCAATGGCCAGAGACGGCCCTTTGCGGACATCAGCGATTGTCGCGGCTGAAGTCGGTTTTAAGCTCGAAGTACAGCCCGCTGCAGTTCGCGGGAAATGTTTCTTAAACTGCCCCTATAAGGTCCTGTCAGCAAACGAGATGCTTACGGCTATTCTCCCAGCGCATCCAACGCCAACGCTGCAATCCTTTGAAAACCTATCCGTCCGGCAATCTTATACCCCTGAATGGCATAATCCTTGCGCTTTGCTTTGAAGTTCTCTGCAGATTCCTGCGCCAGTTCGTATGCTCTTTTTAACTCATCTCTGCCAATTTCATACGCCGTGCATTTCAGTCTCATCTCGAAGATCGTGGTCCGCCCAAATTCTGCGGCAAAAAGGGCAGGTGTCTTTCCGGTGTAAGTCTGAAGCGTCGGATTCGCGCCCGCGGCAAGAAGAATTTCAAAACATCGATCGGCTCCAACTTTGGCTGCTGAATGCAATGCAGTACGGCCAAGCGCATCCTGAGCATTGATTCCGTCACGCATGCGATCATGCACGAGGCGATCAACGAGTGCCTTTACCATGTCGACATCGTTTCGATCGGCGGCCAACATCAGCACAGTCTGTTTTAGGTAGTCACGCGCCTCCAGAACGTCCCTGGGCAACAAGCTGGCCAGCTTTAAATGCGTTGCGGCCATCAAATTGGCAAGTTCGTAGGGTTCTTTGGGAATCCCGGGATATGTCGGCATTTGCCTCATCCGCGGCGCGATGTCCGCCACCATCTTTGATGATATAGTAAAGAACGTGTCGCCACGCACATCTCGCAACTTGTGCTTCAACTTGCGGCGAAACTGCTTGATGAACCCGCGTACCTCATCCTCTGAAGCGACCGACC
This genomic window from Roseibaca calidilacus contains:
- a CDS encoding helix-turn-helix domain-containing protein produces the protein MTVTGLGSRLAAVRSMANLSQEAMAQRLDISRSAYQYYERGERDITGTLLLRVFQEFDVDPLWILEGDTEHGKSRRHDEITQAYRKIGLAVEHRISERGLSVTPEKKWDAIDFLFSEFLNTDALGGADHAPDTRRIDSVLGLVA
- a CDS encoding IS256 family transposase, producing MNQITDTASFALLAHEAGFDPIEDRLRANVRATIEAVFEEELASFLGRLRYDRGDGVTKGYRHGHRERQLTGTFGTETVIVPRARVADETGKVTEWRSKALPRYQRLTKKAEALIAAVYLAGTNTRRVKRALFGLFEGAVSKDVVSRAWRKVKVDWDAWSARNLADEDIVRLILDGTVIKTRLDRKATNISVLAAIGVRRDGQKVLLSIRNMGGESKAAWRQFLDDLDARGLKRPEFVIVDGAPGLEAALVALWGEDLPIQRCTVHKHRNLLAHAPKHLHDELTEDYRDMIYADTAAEIETRRKAFLRKWRLKCRAVADSLEEAGDRLFTFTRLDPSQWKSARTTNAIERLNGEFRRRIKTQTVLPCAETVPMLLWALLASGQIQMRKVDGWETLSQPLEPMPLDLAA
- a CDS encoding type II toxin-antitoxin system RelE/ParE family toxin encodes the protein MIKTFTNKQLKALWETGKSKIDARFHKRILRRLDALDAATAPEDMNLPGFDFHALRGHNPTRYTVHVNGPWCITFEFRDGDAYVLDFEQYH
- a CDS encoding HigA family addiction module antitoxin; this translates as MSRNPDRCPTHPGELLREDVIPETGKSKTEIARLLGISRQHLHDVVAERKPVSPEVAVRLAKLFGNEPLFWIRMQGAYDAWHASREVDVSGVPTLFAAE